The proteins below are encoded in one region of Paenacidovorax monticola:
- a CDS encoding LysR family transcriptional regulator: protein MLDLRRIRQFVVLAETLNFRRAAERLHIAQPPLSVSIQKLEAELGTRLFERGGAGGVSLTPSGQAALPLARRLLFHNAQLVSVAAAAAAGTGGSLRIGFVGSTTHGALQRIVGLFRAEYPGVELVLKESTSVRIMERIEGGELDVGLVRTPLMASAQALLTPLLSEEFIAALPQGNPLAQAPVLKLRDLADESFVFYARSDAAGLQAMAMLACQLAGFLPRVTQEATQVQTVLSLVESGLGVALVPSIAQHTPNPRIAYRRIVDFPAAAGIGLALALRGDLASPAALRFRDVAVRSFGTE from the coding sequence ATGCTGGACCTGCGCCGCATCCGCCAGTTCGTGGTGCTGGCCGAGACGCTCAACTTCCGCCGTGCGGCCGAACGGTTGCACATCGCACAGCCGCCGCTGTCGGTGTCGATCCAGAAGCTCGAGGCCGAACTGGGCACGCGCTTGTTTGAGCGTGGCGGTGCTGGCGGCGTCTCGCTCACGCCAAGCGGGCAGGCGGCGCTGCCCCTGGCGCGCCGCCTGCTCTTCCACAATGCCCAGTTGGTCAGCGTGGCTGCGGCTGCGGCGGCGGGCACGGGCGGGTCCCTGCGCATCGGTTTCGTGGGGTCGACCACGCATGGCGCACTGCAGCGCATCGTGGGCCTGTTCCGTGCCGAATACCCTGGCGTGGAACTGGTGCTCAAGGAAAGCACCTCGGTGCGCATCATGGAGCGCATCGAAGGGGGAGAGCTCGATGTGGGCCTGGTACGCACGCCCTTGATGGCTTCCGCCCAGGCCCTGCTGACGCCGCTGCTGTCCGAGGAATTCATTGCCGCGCTGCCGCAAGGCAACCCGCTGGCGCAGGCGCCTGTGCTGAAACTGCGGGACCTGGCCGATGAGTCCTTCGTCTTCTACGCCCGCAGCGATGCGGCGGGCCTGCAGGCCATGGCCATGCTGGCCTGCCAACTGGCGGGGTTCCTTCCCCGGGTCACGCAGGAGGCGACCCAGGTGCAGACCGTGCTGTCCCTGGTAGAGAGCGGACTGGGCGTTGCCCTCGTGCCGTCCATTGCGCAGCACACACCCAACCCGCGCATCGCCTACCGCCGCATCGTGGATTTTCCGGCGGCCGCGGGCATTGGGCTGGCGCTGGCATTGCGCGGCGACCTGGCCAGTCCTGCCGCGCTGCGGTTCCGGGACGTGGCGGTGCGGTCATTCGGCACGGAGTGA